One segment of Alnus glutinosa chromosome 2, dhAlnGlut1.1, whole genome shotgun sequence DNA contains the following:
- the LOC133859241 gene encoding protein SOB FIVE-LIKE 3-like, giving the protein MHVTSSLTLSSFSLSIFCSLSIMASSKHPLGAEGSSSSESGWTTYIASPMEEEEDVECTDDQKSGDDDDDDKRNSTNHNYVKKKNDDDDSDDSLASDASSSGSSHRHQTPSRGQGSGHGASRSKQDKSYNVNKFSLRKNGNKQEKKRVENSSRKR; this is encoded by the coding sequence ATGCATGTGACTAGTTCTCTGACTCTCTCCTCTTTCTCCCTGAGTATCTTTTGTTCTCTGTCAATAATGGCGTCCTCCAAACACCCTTTGGGTGCAGAAGGAAGTAGCAGCAGTGAGTCAGGCTGGACAACGTACATTGCCTCTcccatggaagaagaagaagatgttgaATGCACTGACGATCAAAAGAGTGGtgacgatgatgatgatgataagcGTAACAGCACAAACCACAACtatgtgaagaagaaaaatgacgATGATGACAGTGATGATTCTTTGGCTTCTGATGCTTCTTCATCCGGCTCAAGTCATCGTCATCAAACACCTTCTCGCGGTCAAGGTAGTGGCCATGGCGCATCTCGTTCTAAGCAAGATAAAAGTTATAACGTGAACAAGTTTTCTTTACGCAAGAATGGAAACAAACAGGAGAAGAAAAGGGTTGAAAATAGTAGTAGAAAAAGATGA
- the LOC133859505 gene encoding 6-phosphogluconate dehydrogenase, decarboxylating 2: MAAPSKPTRIGLAGLAVMGQNLALNIAEKGFPISVYNRTTSKVDETVERAKKEGDLPVFGFHDPESFVHSVQKPRVIIMLVKAGAPVDQTIKTLSAYLEKGDCIIDGGNEWYENTERREKAMAELGLLYLGMGVSGGEEGARNGPSLMPGGSFEAYKYIEDILIKVAAQVDSGPCVTYIGKGGSGNFVKMIHNGIEYGDMQLIAEAYDVLKSVGKLSNEELRSVFSEWNKGELLSFLIEITADIFGIKDDKGEGYLVDKVLDKTGMKGTGKWTVQQAADLSVAAPTIASSLDARFLSGLKEERVEAAKVFKSGGFGDILTDQAVDKKKLIDDVRQALYASKICSYAQGMNLIRAKSAEKGWGLELGELARIWKGGCIIRAIFLDRIKKAYDRNADLANLLVDPEFAKEIIERQSAWRRVVCLAINSGISTPGMSSSLAYFDTYRRGRLPANLVQAQRDYFGAHTYERIDVEGSFHTEWFKLAKHSKI; encoded by the coding sequence ATGGCTGCACCCTCCAAGCCTACAAGAATAGGCCTTGCTGGTCTAGCTGTCATGGGCCAAAATCTGGCCCTCAACATTGCTGAGAAAGGTTTTCCCATTTCTGTATACAATCGAACTACCTCAAAAGTTGATGAGACTGTTGAACGAGCTAAAAAGGAAGGAGATCTTCCTGTATTTGGTTTTCATGATCCTGAATCTTTTGTGCACTCAGTTCAGAAGCCGCGTGTCATTATTATGCTTGTTAAGGCCGGGGCACCTGTTGACCAAACCATAAAGACCCTCTCTGCTTACTTGGAGAAGGGTGATTGTATAATTGATGGTGGTAATGAGTGGTATGAGAACactgagaggagagagaaagccATGGCTGAATTGGGTTTACTCTACCTTGGAATGGGTGTTTCAGGTGGTGAGGAGGGTGCTCGAAATGGACCCTCTTTGATGCCTGGAGGGTCCTTTGAAGCTTACAAATACATTGAAGACATTCTAATTAAAGTGGCAGCTCAAGTGGACAGTGGCCCCTGTGTGACTTACATTGGTAAAGGTGGGTCTGGTAAttttgtaaagatgattcataATGGTATTGAATATGGTGATATGCAGCTGATTGCAGAGGCTTATGATGTATTGAAATCTGTTGGAAAGTTGTCAAATGAGGAACTACGGAGTGTTTTTTCAGAATGGAACAAGGGGGAACTTCTAAGCTTCTTGATTGAAATTACTGCAGATATATTTGGAATTAAGGATGACAAGGGTGAGGGTTATTTGGTTGACAAGGTTCTGGACAAAACTGGCATGAAGGGTACTGGTAAATGGACTGTACAGCAAGCTGCTGACCTATCGGTTGCAGCTCCCACAATTGCATCTTCTTTGGATGCAAGGTTCCTCAGTGGGTTAAAGGAGGAAAGAGTCGAAGCTGCCAAAGTCTTCAAATCAGGTGGCTTTGGTGATATCTTGACTGACCAAGCAGTGGACAAGAAGAAGTTGATCGATGATGTAAGGCAAGCTCTTTATGCATCCAAGATATGTAGTTATGCACAGGGGATGAATCTGATCCGTGCAAAGAGTGCTGAGAAGGGGTGGGGCTTGGAGTTGGGGGAATTGGCTAGGATTTGGAAGGGGGGTTGCATCATCCGAGCTATTTTCCTGGACAGAATTAAAAAGGCATATGATAGGAACGCTGATCTTGCAAACCTTCTTGTGGATCCAGAGTTTGCAAAGGAAATCATTGAGCGGCAGTCTGCCTGGCGAAGAGTTGTATGCCTTGCTATCAACTCGGGTATTAGTACCCCGGGTATGTCCTCCAGTCTTGCTTATTTTGACACTTACAGAAGAGGAAGATTGCCAGCTAATCTCGTCCAAGCTCAAAGAGACTATTTTGGTGCTCATACATATGAAAGGATTGATGTTGAGGGATCTTTTCATACTGAATGGTTCAAGCTTGCGAAACATTCTAAGATTTAa
- the LOC133859508 gene encoding probable galacturonosyltransferase 9, producing MAVAARGSRGGGSGLGGFSLRSFFSYRIFVSAMFSLLFIATLSVLLTTNPSTPHHDSSLPTTGNAYVHRTFLALKSDPLKTRLDLIYKQASDHVTLVNAYAAYARKLKLEISRQMRMFDDLARNFSDLQMKPTYRASLFESEGAVDEDVLRQFEKEVKDRVKIARLMIAEAKENYDNQLKIQKLKDTIFAVNELLIKAKKNGAFASLISAKSIPKSLHCLAMRLVEERISHPENYRDEDPKPEFEDPSLYHYAIFSDNVIAVSVVVRSVVKNAQEPWKHVFHVVTDRMNLAAMKVWFKMRPVEGGAHVEVKAVEDYTFLNSSYVPVLRQLESAKMQRFYFQNQAENATKDAHNMKFRNPKYLSMLNHLRFYLPEMYPKLHKILFLDDDVVVQKDLTGLWKIDLDGKVNGAVETCFGSFHRYAQYLNFSHPLIRDRFNPKACAWAYGMNIFDLDAWRHEKCTEQYHYWQNLNEERALWKLGTLPPGLITFYSTTKSVDKSWHVLGLGYNPSIGMDEINNAAVIHYNGNMKPWLDIAMNQYKNLWTKYVDNDMEFVQMCNFGL from the exons ATGGCGGTCGCAGCCCGAGGAAGCCGGGGCGGAGGGTCGGGTCTCGGTGGATTCAGTCTACGGAGCTTCTTCTCGTACCGGATCTTCGTCTCCGCCATGTTCTCCCTCCTCTTCATCGCCACGCTCTCCGTCCTTCTCACCACCAACCCATCCACCCCTCACCACGATTCT TCCCTTCCGACTACTGGGAATGCGTATGTGCATCGAACGTTTTTGGCTTTGAAATCCGACCCGCTTAAAACGAGATTGGATTTGATATATAAGCAAGCGAGTGATCACGTTACGCTTGTGAATGCATATGCCGCATATGCGAGGAAGCTTAAGCTTGAGATTTCTAGGCAAATGAGGATGTTTGATGATCTGGCAAGGAATTTCTCGGATCTTCAGATGAAGCCCACTTACCGGGCATCGTTGTTCGAGTCGGAGGGTGCGGTGGATGAGGATGTTTTGAGACAGTTTGAGAAGGAGGTGAAGGATAGAGTTAAGATTGCTCGATTGATGATTGCAGAGGCGAAAGAGAATTATGATAATCAGCTGAAGATTCAGAAGTTGAAGGACACGATCTTTGCAGTTAATGAGTTGCTTATTAAGGCAAAGAAGAATGGCGCATTTGCAAGCTTGATTTCTGCCAAGTCCATTCCAAAGAGCCTGCATTGTTTGGCAATGAGGCTTGTAGAGGAGAGGATTTCACATCCTGAGAATTATAGGGATGAGGACCCTAAGCCAGAGTTTGAGGATCCGAGTTTGTATCATTATGCCATATTTTCAGATAATGTGATTGCGGTATCTGTGGTAGTGAGATCTGTGGTAAAAAATGCACAGGAGCCTTGGAAACATGTTTTCCACGTTGTTACAGATAGGATGAATCTTGCAGCAATGAAGGTTTGGTTTAAGATGAGGCCAGTGGAAGGAGGTGCCCACGTAGAGGTGAAGGCAGTAGAGGATTATACTTTCTTGAATTCTTCATACGTGCCAGTGTTGAGGCAACTGGAGTCAGCAAAGATGCAGAGGTTTTACTTTCAGAACCAGGCAGAGAATGCTACTAAAGATGCACATAACATGAAGTTTAGGAACCCAAAGTACTTGTCAATGTTGAATCACCTTCGCTTCTATTTGCCCGAGATGTACCCTAAATTGCACAAAATCTTGTTTTTGGACGATGATGTTGTGGTTCAGAAAGATTTAACGGGGTTATGGAAGATTGATTTGGATGGGAAAGTGAATGGAGCTGTTGAGACCTGCTTTGGGTCTTTCCACCGCTATGCCCAGTACTTGAATTTCTCGCATCCTCTAATTAGGGACAGATTCAATCCTAAGGCTTGTGCTTGGGCTTATGGAATGAACATATTTGATCTTGACGCCTGGAGGCATGAGAAATGCACGGAACAGTATCATTACTGGCAGAACTTG AATGAAGAACGTGCCTTATGGAAGTTGGGTACTCTTCCGCCTGGCCTGATCACCTTCTACTCAACAACAAAGTCAGTGGACAAATCCTGGCACGTGCTAGGGCTTGGCTACAATCCCAGCATTGGCATGGACGAGATCAACAATGCTGCAGTCATTCATTACAATGGCAACATGAAACCCTGGCTCGACATTGCTATGAACCAGTATAAGAATCTCTGGACCAAATATGTGGACAATGATATGGAGTTTGTGCAGATGTGCAATTTTGGCCTCTAA